The Osmerus eperlanus chromosome 7, fOsmEpe2.1, whole genome shotgun sequence genome includes a region encoding these proteins:
- the LOC134023947 gene encoding zinc finger protein 33B-like, producing MKKEQFRQFLAERLTVAALEIFSAVEKTWDGYQEEICRFKEENGRLQRLLDNVNLIPKNITQHCLSESPNIKVEPELWTIHDTEQDSDLTDLPLPFPHLSKDCDQEDPSLVSIVYQPRTVQNRIGQDPFLPVPTVSTHRVKAEAYGEPACDSQPLSAVAPEYSTPQSLEKDSGGLLSELHTRISEKAQISVSQADSGNIYSMNRPVECLLEKKKTVNITFCSKRYNTGSKLQINAQSHSGGLHHQCQKCGKLCETKYSLNGHMRTHTDNFIQQSVLKSHLNSHTGGKPYQCQECGKSFGRNGSLKDHLRIHTGLKPYQCQECGKSFGRKGSLKDHLRTHTGQKPYHCQKCGKAFCRKIDLNLHSRKHVNEAPHPSVEIAL from the exons ATGAAGAAAGAACAATTTCGACAATTTCTGGCTGAGCGACTGACCGTGGCAGCTCTGGAGATCTTTTCAGCGGTAGAGAAAACGTGGGACGGGTATCAAGAAGAAATATGTCGTTTTAAAGAGGAGAATGGTCGACTGCAACGGCTCCTGGACAATGTTAATCTGATTCCCAAAA aCATCACCCAGCACTGTCTCTCAGAATCCCCAAATATTAAAGTGGAACCGGAGCTGTGGACCATTCACGACACAGAGCAAGATTCAGACCTTACTGACCTTCCGCTTCCTTTTCCCCATCTATCAAAAGACTGTGATCAAGAGGACCCATCTCTGGTCTCTATCGTTTACCAGCCTCGAACTGTGCAGAACAGAATAGGGCAAGACCCATTCCTTCCTGTACCAACTGTCTCGACTCACCGGGTCAAAGCAGAGGCTTATGGAGAACCAGCTTGtgactctcagcccctctctgcTGTAGCCCCGGAATATTCTACACCTCAGAGTCTGGAGAAGGACAGTGGAGGACTGCTATCTGAACTACATACCAGAATATCAGAGAAAGCACAGATCTCAGTCAGCCAGGCAGATTCTGGAAACATCTACAGCATGAATAGGCCAGTTGAATGTCTGCTGGAAAAGAAGAAAACGGTTAACATCACATTTTGCAGTAAACGTTACAACACAGGTTCTAAACTACAAATAAATGCTCAAAGTCATTCTGGGGGACTACACCATCAATGCCAAAAATGTGGCAAATTGTGTGAAACGAAATATAGCCTGAATGGTCACATGCGGACACACACCGATAACTTTATTCAGCAGTCTGTTCTTAAAAGTCATTTAAattcacacacaggaggaaaacCGTATCAGTGCCAAGAGTGTGGCAAGTCGTTTGGTCGAAATGGAAGTCTCAAAGATCATTTGAGGATACACACCGGATTGAAACCATATCAGTGCCAAGAATGTGGCAAGTCCTTCGGCCGAAAAGGTAGTCTTAAGGATCATTTGAGAACACATACTGGACAGAAACCGTATCATTGCCAAAAATGCGGAAAGGCCTTCTGTAGAAAAATTGACTTAAATCTGCATAGTAGGAAGCACGTAAATGAGGCACCACATCCATCTGTTGAAATTGCCTTATAG